In Aquiflexum balticum DSM 16537, a single genomic region encodes these proteins:
- a CDS encoding cysteine desulfurase family protein: MNQLPTYLDYASTTPLDSRVLEAMIPIFLENYGNANSTTHLFGERAAMAVKESRQIIADAIQAQPEEIHFTSGATEAINLVLKGAFKSYGHQKPHIITSQTEHKAVLDTCAYLEEIGAEVTYLTVNSDGLIDLNELASSFRNDTLMVSIMAANNETGVLQDVQRIGEICKSKKVLFFSDATQAFGKIPIQVLEQSIDLLCFSAHKIYGPKGIGGLYVKKGIKLTPQIHGGGHEFGLRSGTLNVPGIVGMAKAIQLCLDELKETSVHLEKIRNEFEKEMEGAGKIKVNGKHAPRLPHFSNFQLLKEDSDAFLLRNRNKIAVAKGSACNSALIQPSHVLKAMGLSDQDAENSIRVTYGTMTEINPQHNNILKSF; encoded by the coding sequence TTGAATCAATTACCCACATATCTGGACTACGCCTCCACCACTCCTCTTGACTCCCGTGTCTTGGAAGCAATGATTCCAATTTTTTTGGAAAATTACGGCAATGCAAACAGCACAACCCATCTTTTTGGTGAGCGGGCAGCTATGGCAGTCAAGGAATCGAGACAGATTATCGCAGATGCGATTCAGGCTCAACCTGAAGAAATCCATTTTACTTCGGGAGCTACAGAAGCAATCAACCTTGTCCTAAAGGGCGCATTTAAATCTTACGGCCACCAAAAGCCTCATATTATTACCTCCCAAACGGAACATAAAGCCGTTTTGGACACCTGTGCTTATTTGGAGGAAATCGGAGCAGAAGTCACTTATCTAACGGTCAATTCAGATGGGTTAATTGACTTAAATGAACTGGCTTCAAGTTTCCGAAATGACACCTTAATGGTGAGCATAATGGCTGCTAATAACGAGACTGGGGTATTACAGGATGTTCAACGAATTGGAGAAATCTGCAAATCAAAGAAAGTCCTGTTCTTTTCAGATGCAACTCAGGCATTTGGAAAAATTCCAATCCAGGTCTTAGAGCAGTCTATTGATTTGCTTTGCTTCAGTGCCCATAAAATCTATGGCCCTAAAGGAATTGGTGGACTCTATGTCAAAAAGGGAATCAAATTGACACCCCAAATCCATGGTGGAGGACATGAGTTTGGACTTCGCTCAGGAACGCTCAATGTTCCCGGAATTGTAGGCATGGCCAAAGCTATCCAGCTATGTTTGGATGAATTGAAGGAGACAAGTGTACACCTAGAGAAGATCCGGAATGAATTTGAAAAGGAAATGGAAGGGGCCGGAAAAATCAAAGTCAATGGAAAACATGCACCAAGGCTTCCCCATTTCAGTAATTTCCAATTGCTCAAGGAAGATTCAGATGCTTTTCTACTTCGTAATCGGAACAAAATCGCCGTAGCAAAAGGATCTGCTTGTAATTCTGCATTAATTCAGCCTTCACATGTTCTCAAAGCGATGGGGCTAAGTGATCAAGATGCCGAGAATTCGATAAGGGTGACATATGGAACTATGACTGAAATAAATCCTCAACACAATAATATTTTAAAATCCTTTTAA
- a CDS encoding sensor histidine kinase — MEIKFSVDAGIVNRLGKELVGRAETAVSELVKNSYDADATIVTLKFVDSDNFGGKLILLDNGAGMTKNQLINGFMRLSSTEKVHNPKSPKFNRIRAGRKGIGRFATQRLGAKLTIKTKSHDDIKGYKLEINWDDYESDKELGNISNQLTEVDLEFDSGTELVISELREAWLEPQIKRVFRYISDLLQPSSLSDLSRMNLIGLEENKNAFNVYFYKIKDGLSEVIIDQSKMYFDHALGVFEGYVIDGKGICEVRSERFQVNDIIEIEGDFSTLKEIHFKAYYFIYNYRWYKSILPKVDFNFIANLSESHSGIKLYRNGFRVLPYGEKGNDWLKIDKSSVKTSQNAYVPFNNNNFFGFVEIFDSEGKDFEETSSREGLVENLSFEQLSVFLNRSLKSAAQRVNSARIALIEKEEKDGINLNETPIKERLEEFETNDEKLKDLIEDTLSELEEIEMLRVLASVGLIIGEFTHEIRQFVPSFNGNINYLSSLFSNNNEIQEILEDLKKSFLSFRSYTTYLDATIAQNVLREKEPLNLIKKIRDFIVVVSKDSASKNIELLFDFFGFDLYTIPMHPSELTSILYNLLTNSRKAINRANVKDGRIKIVLEKIENSLVIDFMDNGDGIPPENYDKIFNAFFTTSTSISEDFHSVSGTGLGLKIVKDILNGYSGNIVIYEPEAGFNTNFRITMPSASEKILKKYGL, encoded by the coding sequence ATGGAAATAAAATTTTCTGTTGATGCAGGAATTGTAAACCGGCTAGGTAAAGAATTAGTGGGAAGAGCTGAGACTGCTGTTTCAGAGCTAGTAAAAAATTCTTATGATGCTGATGCTACAATTGTAACTCTAAAATTTGTAGATTCTGACAATTTTGGCGGAAAGTTAATTCTATTAGATAATGGGGCGGGGATGACCAAAAATCAACTAATTAATGGATTTATGAGGCTTTCTTCAACAGAAAAAGTCCATAATCCTAAGTCTCCAAAGTTTAATAGAATTAGAGCAGGAAGAAAAGGGATAGGAAGGTTCGCAACTCAACGATTAGGAGCAAAATTAACTATTAAAACCAAATCACACGATGATATAAAAGGATACAAGCTTGAAATTAATTGGGATGATTATGAATCAGATAAGGAGTTAGGGAACATTTCCAATCAACTTACAGAAGTTGATTTAGAATTTGATTCAGGTACAGAATTGGTTATATCTGAATTGAGAGAGGCTTGGCTTGAGCCACAAATAAAAAGGGTTTTTCGATATATCTCAGATCTATTACAACCAAGTTCACTTTCGGATTTGTCAAGAATGAATTTAATCGGGCTTGAAGAAAATAAAAATGCATTTAATGTATACTTCTATAAAATAAAGGATGGATTATCAGAAGTAATTATTGATCAAAGTAAAATGTATTTTGATCATGCACTTGGTGTTTTTGAAGGTTATGTTATTGATGGTAAAGGTATATGTGAAGTAAGAAGTGAAAGGTTTCAGGTAAATGATATAATTGAAATTGAAGGAGACTTTTCTACCCTAAAAGAAATACATTTTAAAGCATATTATTTCATTTATAATTATAGGTGGTATAAATCTATTTTGCCAAAAGTAGATTTTAATTTTATTGCAAATTTGAGTGAATCACATTCCGGAATTAAACTATATAGAAATGGTTTCAGAGTTCTTCCATATGGAGAGAAAGGTAATGATTGGCTCAAAATCGATAAATCCTCGGTAAAGACAAGTCAAAATGCCTATGTACCATTTAATAATAATAATTTTTTTGGTTTTGTAGAGATTTTTGATTCTGAGGGAAAAGATTTTGAAGAAACATCTAGCCGAGAAGGGTTAGTTGAAAATCTGTCCTTTGAACAATTAAGTGTTTTTTTAAATAGATCGTTGAAATCCGCTGCTCAAAGAGTTAATTCTGCAAGAATTGCTTTAATTGAAAAAGAAGAAAAAGATGGAATTAACCTTAATGAGACACCAATAAAAGAAAGACTTGAAGAATTTGAGACAAATGATGAGAAGCTAAAAGATCTAATTGAAGACACGTTATCAGAACTTGAGGAAATTGAAATGTTAAGAGTACTTGCTAGTGTAGGACTTATCATCGGAGAGTTTACTCACGAAATAAGGCAATTTGTACCATCCTTTAATGGAAATATTAACTATTTATCATCTTTATTTTCAAATAATAACGAAATTCAAGAAATTTTGGAGGATTTGAAAAAGAGTTTTTTAAGCTTTAGAAGCTATACTACATATTTAGATGCAACTATTGCACAAAATGTCCTGAGAGAAAAAGAACCCTTGAACTTGATAAAAAAAATCAGAGATTTTATAGTTGTTGTCTCAAAAGATTCTGCTTCAAAAAACATAGAATTGCTATTTGATTTTTTTGGTTTTGATCTATACACTATACCAATGCATCCTTCTGAATTAACCTCAATTTTATATAATCTTTTGACGAATTCAAGAAAAGCGATTAACCGGGCAAATGTAAAAGATGGTAGAATAAAAATTGTTTTAGAGAAAATTGAAAACTCACTGGTTATAGATTTTATGGATAATGGAGATGGAATTCCACCTGAAAATTATGACAAAATATTTAATGCTTTTTTTACAACTTCCACTTCAATTAGTGAAGATTTTCATTCTGTATCTGGAACAGGACTTGGTTTGAAAATAGTGAAAGATATTTTAAATGGTTATTCTGGAAATATTGTGATTTATGAACCTGAAGCAGGTTTTAATACTAATTTTCGAATAACCATGCCAAGTGCTTCTGAGAAAATATTAAAGAAATATGGCCTATAG
- a CDS encoding phosphoadenosine phosphosulfate reductase family protein has translation MAKVRHVLGISGGKDSAALALFLKSRHPELDIEYYTSDTGRELDETYALIERLNSALGKPILRIDPIKENHTNAPSNFDHFLELYGGYLPSSMARWCTKKLKLEPFEEYIGEVPTISYVGIRGDEDREGYISKKPNVQSIFPFRENIWSEDVTKKVLANSNRDQLLNYYREILSPQELAQAEPYISKAISASFTQKQKLESLLRIGIKEYNQVVFQYLKTTDYPVGKLDHFPLVDNEEVIRLTDVFRILDESGVGAPEYYRELEYEVEIDGELKKGTYARSRSGCFFCFYQQKIEWVWLLEQHPDLFAKAMTYEQEGYTWMQEETLSELSQPERIAAIKKEHYIRTHRIQAKSQQNWQDEILAAEGVGCASCFI, from the coding sequence ATGGCAAAAGTAAGACATGTTTTAGGTATTTCGGGAGGAAAAGACTCTGCTGCATTGGCATTATTCCTGAAAAGCCGTCACCCTGAGTTAGATATAGAGTATTATACCAGCGATACCGGTAGGGAGCTTGATGAAACTTATGCATTGATCGAAAGATTGAACAGTGCATTGGGGAAACCTATTTTGAGAATTGATCCCATCAAGGAAAACCACACCAATGCACCAAGTAATTTTGACCATTTTCTTGAACTTTACGGAGGATATCTTCCAAGTTCAATGGCACGTTGGTGTACTAAAAAACTAAAGTTGGAACCCTTTGAAGAATACATTGGGGAGGTACCTACAATTTCTTATGTGGGAATCAGAGGTGATGAAGACCGGGAAGGTTATATTTCCAAGAAACCCAATGTACAGTCAATTTTTCCATTTAGAGAGAACATCTGGAGTGAAGATGTGACCAAAAAAGTACTGGCCAATTCCAACCGGGATCAACTCCTAAATTATTACAGGGAAATACTAAGTCCTCAGGAACTGGCGCAGGCTGAGCCCTATATTTCCAAGGCTATTTCTGCATCATTCACCCAAAAGCAAAAGCTGGAGAGTTTGCTACGGATCGGCATTAAAGAATACAACCAAGTGGTGTTTCAATATCTAAAAACCACAGACTATCCGGTGGGCAAATTGGATCACTTTCCCCTTGTAGACAATGAGGAGGTGATCCGCTTGACGGATGTCTTCCGGATTTTGGACGAGAGTGGAGTCGGTGCACCTGAATATTACCGGGAACTGGAATACGAAGTAGAGATAGATGGAGAACTCAAAAAAGGCACCTATGCCCGGAGCCGATCTGGTTGTTTTTTCTGCTTTTATCAGCAAAAAATTGAATGGGTTTGGTTATTGGAACAGCATCCTGACCTATTCGCAAAAGCCATGACCTATGAGCAGGAAGGCTATACTTGGATGCAGGAGGAAACCCTTTCCGAATTATCCCAACCTGAGCGCATAGCAGCAATAAAAAAAGAGCATTATATCAGAACGCACAGAATCCAAGCAAAATCTCAACAAAACTGGCAGGATGAAATCTTGGCTGCTGAGGGAGTGGGATGTGCTAGTTGTTTTATTTAA
- a CDS encoding DUF4007 family protein, with translation MSSQKLSFTGHETFHCRSFWLKKGVDFLEDKGDFSADDSVLKLGVGKNMVASIHFWLKAFGVKDEDGNVSELANRIFAPGGWDEFLEYPGSLWIWQYHLVNLGKASIYRLFFKEFRKLQRRNQFQISQLEQFLRRNTDGKVAEKTLQNDVKVFVKMYLVEERAGKGIEDDLSSMFVELNLISQVPVSTNEKTYQLRVDHQKEIPSLVFLYCILDSFPNRESISMEEIIDQAGDALVCTNEGVERHVGNLCELFPGQITFKEDAGRKEVQIDTSLDKWEILKSYYNA, from the coding sequence ATGTCATCACAAAAACTTTCCTTCACCGGGCACGAAACTTTTCATTGCCGAAGCTTTTGGCTCAAGAAAGGCGTTGATTTTCTGGAAGATAAAGGGGACTTTAGTGCGGATGACTCAGTTTTAAAACTTGGTGTAGGTAAAAATATGGTTGCCTCTATCCACTTCTGGCTCAAAGCTTTTGGTGTCAAAGATGAAGACGGAAATGTGTCAGAATTGGCAAATAGAATTTTTGCACCCGGGGGATGGGATGAATTTTTGGAATATCCGGGAAGTCTATGGATTTGGCAATATCATTTGGTGAATTTGGGGAAAGCTAGCATTTATAGGCTTTTCTTCAAGGAGTTTAGAAAATTACAACGCCGAAACCAATTTCAAATTTCACAATTGGAGCAATTTCTCCGCCGGAATACAGATGGGAAAGTAGCAGAAAAAACTCTCCAAAATGACGTTAAGGTTTTTGTCAAAATGTACCTCGTGGAAGAAAGGGCGGGAAAAGGAATTGAAGATGATCTTTCCTCGATGTTTGTAGAATTGAATCTGATTTCTCAGGTTCCAGTTTCTACAAATGAGAAAACCTATCAACTCCGGGTTGATCATCAAAAGGAAATCCCCTCCTTGGTTTTCCTTTATTGCATTTTGGATTCCTTTCCTAATCGGGAATCAATATCTATGGAAGAGATAATTGATCAAGCTGGTGATGCCTTGGTTTGCACGAATGAAGGCGTAGAGCGACATGTCGGAAATCTTTGTGAGCTGTTTCCCGGACAGATTACGTTCAAAGAGGATGCGGGAAGAAAAGAAGTGCAAATCGATACCTCATTGGATAAATGGGAGATTTTAAAGAGTTATTACAATGCCTGA
- a CDS encoding SAM-dependent methyltransferase yields MKVGKLYLIPTVLAENSAEKIINLGTREIVKNTKYYLVENVRTARRFISSLKLGITIEDLQFEILDKKTKPAELERIMKPLFAGVDVGVMSEAGCPGIADPGSAAVAYAHEKKIQVVPLTGPSSMFLALMGSGFNGQSFAFHGYLPIEKQDRINAIKQLEGESARHNKTQIFMETPFRNNHLFEDLKSTLSPQTKLCIAKNLTGSDEFIQTKTIQDWRKTKLDLHKVPVVFILYVPK; encoded by the coding sequence ATGAAAGTAGGAAAATTATACCTTATCCCAACTGTATTGGCAGAAAATTCAGCTGAGAAAATTATCAATCTTGGAACAAGAGAGATTGTCAAGAATACGAAGTATTATCTGGTTGAAAATGTGCGTACTGCAAGGAGGTTTATCAGTAGTCTGAAATTGGGTATTACCATTGAGGACTTGCAGTTCGAAATTTTGGATAAGAAAACAAAGCCCGCTGAACTGGAAAGAATCATGAAGCCATTGTTTGCAGGCGTGGATGTGGGTGTGATGTCCGAAGCAGGCTGTCCGGGTATTGCTGACCCGGGTTCGGCGGCAGTCGCTTATGCCCATGAAAAGAAAATACAGGTGGTCCCCTTGACAGGTCCCAGTTCTATGTTCTTGGCCCTCATGGGTTCAGGGTTCAATGGACAATCATTTGCTTTCCATGGCTATCTTCCTATTGAGAAACAGGACAGAATCAATGCCATCAAGCAATTGGAAGGGGAGTCTGCCCGGCACAACAAAACCCAGATTTTTATGGAAACGCCATTTAGGAACAACCATCTTTTTGAGGATTTGAAATCCACCCTGTCACCCCAGACCAAATTGTGTATCGCTAAAAACCTGACAGGTTCTGATGAATTCATTCAGACAAAGACCATTCAGGATTGGAGAAAAACCAAACTTGATCTACATAAGGTCCCTGTGGTGTTTATTTTGTATGTACCCAAATGA
- a CDS encoding amidohydrolase family protein has protein sequence MRKEKFIIIHLILLFITLPFMSQAQNIKALVGGTLIDGFGGPPLRNSVIIIENERIKEIGQVNNTAIPEGAEVISTEGMSVMPGLWDMHVHLMINGHSNYTHWDSTYIGIFESVIMPSSAHQLLLAGVTSARDLGAPLEASINVRDRINNGEIPGPTIYVSGPFIQKEPYPGTKAFRWGVNGPADAREKVKKLVDAGVDVIKLIDHDEMTFEEAKAVVDEAHKYGKSVVAHSHRPDEIRIGMKIGVDCFEHTGLSSAPEYPEDIIDLIKERTAKMNMGPLFWTPTVEVLYNYEYMRNNPENLDDPSWHLGLPDSVIRDIRASQRYPGRMPYFQLTPVRKPTLERKINQLKDAGVVLMIGTDSGIPMKFHSQSTWNELDVWVNEFGFDPMLTIKAATYWPAVAMRVENDYGTVSEGKYADIIAVKGDVLRHISLLQNVDMVIKHGKKVK, from the coding sequence ATGCGCAAAGAAAAATTCATAATCATCCACCTCATCTTATTATTCATCACTTTGCCGTTTATGTCTCAGGCCCAAAATATAAAAGCTTTGGTGGGAGGCACTTTGATTGATGGATTTGGTGGACCGCCTTTAAGAAATTCTGTGATCATTATTGAAAATGAAAGAATTAAAGAAATCGGGCAGGTCAACAATACGGCGATTCCGGAGGGTGCAGAAGTAATTTCCACAGAAGGAATGTCTGTCATGCCGGGTCTTTGGGACATGCATGTGCACCTTATGATCAATGGTCACAGTAATTACACCCATTGGGACAGTACTTATATAGGAATTTTTGAATCCGTGATTATGCCCTCTTCAGCACATCAACTCCTGCTTGCAGGAGTCACAAGCGCCCGTGATTTGGGTGCCCCATTGGAGGCAAGTATCAATGTAAGAGACAGGATCAATAATGGCGAAATTCCAGGCCCTACGATCTATGTATCCGGACCATTTATACAAAAAGAACCCTACCCCGGCACAAAGGCATTCCGTTGGGGAGTCAATGGTCCTGCTGATGCCAGGGAAAAAGTCAAGAAATTGGTGGATGCAGGAGTAGATGTAATTAAGTTGATTGACCATGATGAAATGACTTTTGAGGAGGCCAAAGCTGTGGTGGATGAAGCGCATAAATACGGGAAATCTGTCGTCGCACATTCACATCGACCCGATGAAATCAGAATCGGAATGAAAATAGGAGTAGACTGCTTTGAACATACAGGACTTTCGTCTGCACCGGAATATCCTGAGGACATCATTGACCTCATCAAAGAACGTACTGCGAAAATGAACATGGGGCCTTTGTTCTGGACACCAACCGTGGAAGTATTGTACAATTATGAATACATGCGCAACAATCCTGAAAACTTAGATGATCCATCCTGGCATTTGGGGCTGCCTGATTCGGTCATCAGAGATATCAGGGCTTCACAGAGGTATCCAGGAAGAATGCCTTATTTCCAACTTACGCCTGTCAGAAAACCGACTTTGGAAAGAAAAATCAACCAACTCAAAGATGCCGGTGTGGTCCTGATGATAGGAACCGACAGTGGCATCCCTATGAAATTCCACAGCCAAAGCACCTGGAATGAATTGGATGTGTGGGTCAATGAGTTTGGATTTGATCCCATGCTGACCATCAAAGCTGCCACCTATTGGCCTGCTGTAGCTATGAGAGTTGAGAATGATTATGGCACCGTCAGCGAAGGAAAATACGCAGATATCATCGCAGTGAAAGGAGATGTCCTCCGCCACATCAGCTTATTGCAAAATGTGGATATGGTGATCAAACATGGGAAAAAGGTGAAGTGA